In Acropora muricata isolate sample 2 chromosome 13, ASM3666990v1, whole genome shotgun sequence, the DNA window AAGCTCATGAAAAAAGCTGTTATCAAAGAAATCTCTTTGTTTTCTGTGGCTATAGGACATCTTTAAATAAGTATATAGAGCACTGATGCATTGCCTAGCTTATTACGGGAGTGATGACCGGTTGTTTAACACgagcttgtttttttgttttgcactgaaaattgaaaatgaagattGATGGTTTTTAGAAAAGCCGTTTTTCTTCATCTTTATATAACTACCTGCGTTGTGCCTCCTAGATAGCGAGGGTTAATACCTGGGGATCGGATAAATTTTGTGTTGCGTTGGTCATGACCTTAGTgatatttggtggctcctaaaagagccgtttctttgatatttggtggctcctaaaagagccgttttcccccccttttttttttaatttttatgccaAGGGTTGCTTTTAGTGTTTCTTGGGAAGAAGGACAGATTGGATATTTGGTACCACACCTCCTTCCGCGATGGTAACGTTGGCAAGCAGTTCGTTCAACTCCTCGTCACCGCGCACAGCAAGGGTAATGTAGCGGGGAGTGATTCTGATCCTGTTGTTGGCGCGAGCGGCGTTACCCGCCAACTCCAAGACCTCAGCGGTGAGGTATTCAAGTACTGCAGCCAAGTAGACAGGAGTGCCTTGGCTAATACGCGTTGCATATTTGCCTTTGTGAAGACGACTGTTGATACGTCCCACGGGAAATACAACGCCCGCTCTTAATGAGCGGTTTATCGGTGCGGTTCTCTCGCTTTTTTTTCGGGCACTACCGGCCATCCTTTCGCTGTCTCACACTTGAAAGAAAGTACCTTCCGAGAAAAGCACTGAAATTTATATGCAGCATTCAATTTCTGtaggatcgaaatgcaccaatcatcttttaagattttaaaTGGCTTCGTTTGCAAACCACGATGGTATGTGTGCCGTTCGACCAGCCTTAAATTGTCAGCCAATGAAGAATCGACTATTTCGATCCTTTTGTTAAGTGATTACTCGTtggtttcaaaataattaacgGATAGTTCGCTACTAGTAGTCATTCGATTCAACACGTATCAAGAAATGATGTTTTGCACTGGATCAAATTCCACATCACATATGAAAACAaaacgcttttgttttcaacttctgcTATTAATATTCGCCGAGAGTCTGCGAAGATTAATTTTAAATCGTCGCAAAATTGTCGGCGTGTCAAATTAGCGACACTAGGGAGAGGGGATGGAAAGTTGCACGTTAAGGTGCTGTTAACACAGGGGTAAGCTGGGGAAAAAGTGCGCTT includes these proteins:
- the LOC136895344 gene encoding histone H2A-like translates to MAGSARKKSERTAPINRSLRAGVVFPVGRINSRLHKGKYATRISQGTPVYLAAVLEYLTAEVLELAGNAARANNRIRITPRYITLAVRGDEELNELLANVTIAEGGVVPNIQSVLLPKKH